Proteins from a genomic interval of Nocardioides jishulii:
- a CDS encoding LamB/YcsF family protein, producing the protein MHLDLNADLGEEITDDAALLGVVSSANVACGYHAGSVAIMREVCARAVTSGVSVGAQVSYADRENFGRLDRDVPASVLREQVADQVGTLAAIAAAEGTSVRYVKPHGALYHRVIDDEVQATAVLDGSGELPVLAMVPGALAHLASERGRTVWSEAFPDRGYTDQGRLVPRGEPGALVEGEAAIASRAVELAARPDIHSLCLHGDSPGAVAAARAVRSALRGAGWQLRGL; encoded by the coding sequence GTGCACCTGGACCTGAATGCCGACCTCGGCGAGGAGATCACCGACGACGCGGCCCTCCTGGGGGTCGTCTCGAGCGCCAACGTGGCGTGCGGCTATCACGCCGGGTCGGTGGCGATCATGCGTGAGGTCTGCGCTCGCGCGGTGACGTCCGGGGTCTCGGTGGGGGCACAGGTCTCCTACGCGGACCGCGAGAACTTCGGGCGCCTGGATCGTGACGTGCCGGCCTCCGTGCTGCGGGAGCAGGTGGCTGACCAGGTCGGGACCCTCGCCGCGATCGCCGCTGCCGAGGGCACCAGCGTCCGCTACGTCAAGCCGCACGGCGCGCTCTACCACCGCGTGATCGACGACGAGGTCCAGGCCACTGCCGTGCTCGACGGGTCCGGCGAGCTGCCGGTGCTCGCCATGGTGCCCGGGGCGCTCGCCCACCTGGCGAGTGAGCGCGGCCGCACGGTCTGGTCCGAGGCGTTCCCCGACCGGGGGTACACCGACCAGGGGCGACTCGTGCCGCGTGGCGAGCCCGGGGCCCTGGTCGAGGGGGAGGCGGCGATCGCGTCCCGGGCGGTCGAGCTCGCCGCCCGTCCCGACATCCACTCGCTCTGCCTCCACGGCGACAGCCCAGGTGCCGTGGCCGCCGCCCGCGCGGTGCGGTCGGCGCTGCGGGGTGCCGGCTGGCAGCTGCGCGGACTGTGA
- a CDS encoding SGNH/GDSL hydrolase family protein: protein MPRRVRYLLYATVIAVMVVYVGVKAWDRSSSDASVAAGLEDFLEPWYDAVENQDEEPATVVFVGDSISEGVLLPAPVYENRMVGRLQTALRDAVDVDGGVGFMPPYYGDMRGPDDTVRTGLPMVEQTFGRWGLGLRSLSMPGGSELTYPDQRATHVRVWYGQMSLLGGQGKVFVDGVDVTAQGELSTGEASGETLSSVGAENASGLYWTSPELSSTSHVVQVKSVAPSTSFIHTGVDFFDGDEDSGVHVVDASHSGATAAHFTSDRAVAGHWEDVAAREPDLVVVNLGTNVEADYAGALRKLVDQALAAAPSARVLLVDGYEPGTWTTEAWQGIRQARQDVAADHPDRVAVFDLAAHWPTLAKDGTTNDGLMLEDARPVHPNLVGNQRMAEIYAELLTPSGN from the coding sequence GTGCCCCGACGAGTGAGATACCTCCTGTACGCCACGGTCATCGCGGTGATGGTGGTCTACGTCGGTGTGAAGGCGTGGGACCGCTCCTCCTCCGACGCGTCAGTGGCCGCCGGGCTCGAGGATTTCCTCGAGCCGTGGTACGACGCGGTCGAGAACCAGGACGAGGAGCCCGCCACCGTCGTCTTCGTCGGTGACTCGATCTCCGAGGGAGTCCTGCTGCCCGCCCCCGTCTACGAGAACCGCATGGTCGGCCGGCTGCAGACCGCCCTGCGCGACGCGGTGGACGTCGACGGGGGAGTCGGGTTCATGCCGCCGTACTACGGCGACATGAGAGGGCCCGACGACACCGTGCGTACGGGGCTCCCGATGGTGGAGCAGACCTTCGGCCGGTGGGGCCTGGGGCTGCGCTCGCTCTCCATGCCGGGCGGCTCGGAGCTCACCTACCCCGACCAGAGGGCGACCCACGTACGCGTCTGGTACGGGCAGATGTCGCTCCTGGGTGGCCAGGGCAAGGTCTTCGTCGACGGCGTGGACGTCACGGCACAGGGCGAGCTGAGCACCGGTGAGGCCAGCGGTGAGACGCTCAGCTCGGTCGGCGCCGAGAACGCCTCGGGGCTGTACTGGACCTCGCCCGAGCTCAGCAGCACCAGCCACGTCGTGCAGGTGAAGAGCGTGGCGCCGTCGACCTCGTTCATCCACACGGGCGTGGACTTCTTCGACGGTGACGAGGACTCGGGTGTGCACGTCGTCGACGCCTCGCACTCCGGTGCCACGGCAGCCCACTTCACCAGCGACCGTGCGGTGGCCGGCCACTGGGAGGACGTCGCGGCACGGGAGCCCGACCTGGTCGTGGTCAACCTCGGGACCAACGTCGAGGCGGACTATGCAGGCGCCCTGCGCAAGCTCGTCGACCAGGCGTTGGCGGCGGCTCCGAGCGCGCGGGTCCTCCTGGTGGACGGCTACGAACCCGGGACCTGGACGACCGAGGCGTGGCAGGGCATCCGTCAGGCGCGCCAGGACGTGGCAGCCGACCACCCCGACCGGGTCGCTGTCTTCGACCTCGCGGCCCACTGGCCCACGCTGGCGAAGGACGGCACGACCAACGACGGACTCATGCTCGAGGACGCCCGGCCGGTGCACCCCAACCTGGTGGGCAACCAGCGGATGGCGGAGATCTACGCAGAACTACTGACCCCTTCCGGAAACTGA
- a CDS encoding biotin-dependent carboxyltransferase family protein: MSVHVVEPGPLTTVQDAGRPGWAHLGVPRAGFLDAGAATLANRLVGNPEGAALLETTAGGLRFVLGAARTLAVTGARCPVTAAGRSLPFAEAVTLAAGTEVVIGTPTHGLRTYVALAGAIDVAPVLGSRSTDTLAGVGPPVVRAGQVLPLGVPGRVPAAGVVVRPPAEAVLRLHPGPQADWLTRPDDLDGAVVRVGAASNRVGLRLEGVRVGRRPGELPSEGMVLGAVQAPEGGELVVFLNDHPPTGGYPVVAVVARADLAWCAQARPGDEVVLELL, translated from the coding sequence GTGAGCGTGCACGTCGTCGAGCCCGGTCCGCTCACCACCGTCCAGGACGCCGGCCGTCCCGGCTGGGCGCACCTCGGCGTGCCGCGGGCGGGCTTCCTGGACGCAGGGGCAGCGACGCTGGCCAACCGGCTCGTCGGCAACCCGGAGGGTGCCGCGCTGCTGGAGACCACCGCTGGCGGCCTGCGCTTCGTGCTCGGCGCGGCCCGGACGCTGGCGGTGACCGGAGCCCGGTGCCCCGTCACGGCGGCAGGCCGGTCACTGCCGTTCGCCGAGGCCGTGACCCTGGCAGCGGGCACCGAGGTCGTCATCGGCACTCCCACGCACGGTCTGCGGACGTACGTCGCCCTGGCCGGCGCCATCGACGTGGCGCCCGTCCTGGGCTCCCGCTCGACCGACACGCTCGCCGGGGTCGGACCCCCCGTGGTGCGGGCCGGCCAGGTGCTGCCGCTCGGCGTCCCCGGCCGCGTGCCGGCGGCCGGAGTGGTGGTCCGGCCCCCGGCAGAGGCCGTGCTGCGCCTGCACCCCGGACCGCAGGCGGACTGGTTGACGCGTCCCGACGACCTCGACGGTGCCGTCGTCCGGGTGGGCGCGGCGTCGAACCGGGTCGGCCTGCGGCTGGAGGGCGTACGCGTGGGGCGTCGCCCCGGGGAGCTGCCGAGCGAGGGCATGGTGCTCGGTGCCGTGCAGGCTCCCGAGGGTGGCGAGCTCGTCGTCTTCCTCAATGACCACCCGCCCACCGGCGGCTACCCCGTGGTGGCGGTCGTGGCCCGGGCGGACCTGGCCTGGTGCGCCCAGGCACGCCCCGGCGACGAGGTCGTGCTCGAGCTGCTCTGA
- a CDS encoding RNA polymerase sigma factor: MSVSSSARKMLPAEVLTHPAIVLLVEAGSIDGTVTPDQVRQASDAAAVEPRHLKALLTHLSGVGITVDVSAAPVARAAAAESGRRATTAKAAKKAPAAKADGAEAPAKKATAKKATAKKATAKKAAAKGAVDVVEVNATDAAEVVVLGPDGKKILPDIPDEQFEKDVVADPTIKEDEKEASFVVSAADDTDEPEQQVMVAGATADPVKDYLKQIGKVPLLNAEMEVELAKRIEAGLFSEEKLAKGGKLSPKTLEELEWIVEDGRRAKNHLLEANLRLVVSLAKRYTGRGMLFLDLIQEGNLGLIRAVEKFDYTKGYKFSTYATWWIRQAITRAMADQARTIRIPVHMVEVINKLARVQRQMLQDLGREPTPEELAKELDMTPEKVIEVQKYGREPISLHTPLGEDGDSEFGDLIEDSEAIVPADAVSFTLLQEQLHAVLDTLSEREAGVVSMRFGLTDGQPKTLDEIGKVYGVTRERIRQIESKTMSKLRHPSRSQVLRDYLD; this comes from the coding sequence GTGTCAGTGTCTTCGAGCGCACGCAAGATGCTCCCCGCCGAGGTGCTCACGCACCCTGCAATCGTCCTCCTGGTGGAGGCCGGTTCCATCGATGGCACCGTGACCCCCGACCAGGTCCGGCAGGCCAGTGACGCTGCCGCGGTCGAGCCCCGGCACCTCAAGGCGCTGCTGACCCACCTCAGTGGCGTCGGCATCACCGTCGACGTGAGCGCCGCTCCTGTGGCGCGCGCCGCGGCTGCGGAGAGTGGCCGCCGCGCCACGACCGCCAAGGCTGCCAAGAAGGCGCCGGCCGCGAAGGCCGACGGCGCCGAGGCGCCGGCCAAGAAGGCGACGGCGAAGAAGGCCACCGCCAAGAAGGCCACCGCGAAGAAGGCGGCCGCCAAGGGCGCCGTCGACGTCGTCGAGGTCAACGCGACCGATGCGGCCGAGGTGGTCGTTCTCGGTCCCGACGGCAAGAAGATCCTGCCGGACATCCCGGACGAGCAGTTCGAGAAGGACGTCGTGGCCGACCCCACGATCAAGGAGGACGAGAAGGAAGCATCCTTCGTCGTCTCCGCGGCCGACGACACCGACGAGCCCGAGCAGCAGGTCATGGTCGCCGGCGCCACCGCCGACCCGGTCAAGGACTACCTCAAGCAGATCGGCAAGGTGCCGCTCCTCAACGCCGAGATGGAGGTCGAGCTCGCCAAGCGCATCGAGGCCGGGCTCTTCTCCGAGGAGAAGCTCGCCAAGGGCGGCAAGCTCAGCCCGAAGACACTCGAGGAGCTCGAGTGGATCGTCGAGGACGGTCGCCGCGCCAAGAACCACCTGCTCGAGGCCAACCTGCGACTCGTCGTCTCGCTGGCCAAGCGCTACACCGGTCGCGGCATGCTCTTCCTCGACCTGATCCAGGAAGGCAACCTGGGCCTGATCCGTGCGGTCGAGAAGTTCGACTACACCAAGGGCTACAAGTTCTCGACCTACGCGACGTGGTGGATCCGTCAGGCCATCACCCGCGCGATGGCCGACCAGGCGCGCACGATCCGCATCCCCGTGCACATGGTCGAGGTCATCAACAAGCTCGCCCGCGTGCAGCGCCAGATGCTCCAGGACCTGGGCCGCGAGCCCACCCCGGAGGAGCTGGCCAAGGAGCTCGACATGACCCCGGAGAAGGTCATCGAGGTCCAGAAGTACGGCCGCGAGCCCATCTCCCTCCACACGCCGCTGGGCGAGGACGGAGACTCCGAGTTCGGTGACCTCATCGAGGACTCCGAGGCCATCGTCCCCGCGGACGCCGTCTCGTTCACCCTCCTGCAGGAGCAGCTCCACGCCGTGCTCGACACGCTCTCCGAGCGTGAGGCGGGCGTGGTCTCCATGCGCTTCGGCCTCACCGACGGTCAGCCCAAGACGCTCGACGAGATCGGCAAGGTCTACGGCGTGACGCGCGAGCGCATCCGTCAGATCGAGTCCAAGACGATGTCGAAGCTGCGTCACCCGAGCCGCTCGCAGGTCCTGCGCGACTACCTCGACTGA
- a CDS encoding DNA polymerase IV has translation MRATASILHLDLDAFFAAVEQRDKPSLRGKPVVVGGVGGRGVVATASYEARTFGVRSAMSTREARARCPHAAFLSGRFHAYRAASRLVMKALREVSPLVEPLSLDEAFVDLAAADLPDLSLETVAGVAEELRQQVSEVTGGLTATVGVASSKFMAKVASELDKPDGLTVVAPGTELELLWPMHVRVIPGVGPATVERLRRDGIHTVADLARASEEEVVRLVGKAHGHGLHRLAHAVDHRPVVAEREAKSVSVEDTYSEDVNDRVLMEGLLARQATTVAQRLSKARQSGRTVSIKVRLHDFTTLSRSSTLDSPTDDAQVIARTARRLLGEVETAGGVRLLGVGVSGLADWIQEGLFGDEVEQEEPIPVDAAPPSRRPAWAPGSDVVHADHGPGWVWGSGRGVVTVRFETAETGPGPVRSFSLEDRALTLLEHGTLDAD, from the coding sequence ATGCGTGCCACCGCCTCGATCCTCCATCTGGACCTCGACGCCTTCTTCGCTGCCGTCGAGCAACGTGACAAGCCCTCGCTGCGCGGCAAGCCCGTCGTGGTCGGCGGTGTCGGGGGTCGGGGCGTCGTGGCCACCGCCTCCTACGAAGCGCGGACCTTCGGTGTGCGGTCGGCGATGTCGACCCGCGAGGCCCGCGCCCGTTGTCCGCACGCGGCCTTCCTCTCCGGACGGTTCCACGCCTACCGCGCAGCCAGCAGGCTCGTGATGAAGGCCCTGCGTGAGGTGTCCCCGCTGGTCGAGCCCCTCTCCCTCGACGAGGCGTTCGTCGACCTCGCTGCCGCCGACCTGCCGGACCTGTCGCTGGAGACGGTCGCCGGCGTCGCCGAGGAGCTGCGCCAGCAGGTGAGCGAGGTGACCGGCGGCCTCACCGCGACGGTGGGCGTGGCCAGCTCCAAGTTCATGGCCAAGGTGGCCAGCGAGCTGGACAAGCCCGACGGGCTCACCGTGGTCGCCCCGGGCACCGAGCTGGAGCTGCTGTGGCCCATGCACGTACGCGTCATCCCCGGGGTCGGACCGGCCACCGTGGAGCGACTGCGGCGCGACGGCATCCACACCGTCGCCGACCTGGCCCGGGCCAGCGAGGAGGAGGTCGTCCGGCTGGTCGGCAAGGCACACGGCCACGGCCTCCACCGTCTGGCCCACGCGGTCGACCACCGGCCGGTCGTGGCCGAGCGCGAGGCCAAGTCGGTCAGCGTCGAGGACACCTACTCCGAGGACGTGAACGACCGGGTGCTGATGGAGGGGCTGCTGGCACGCCAGGCCACCACCGTCGCGCAGCGACTGTCCAAGGCGCGTCAGTCAGGACGCACGGTGAGCATCAAGGTGCGGCTGCACGACTTCACCACGCTCAGCCGGTCCTCCACCCTCGACTCCCCCACCGACGACGCCCAGGTCATCGCCCGCACCGCCCGACGCCTGCTGGGTGAGGTGGAGACCGCCGGCGGCGTCCGCCTCCTCGGAGTCGGCGTCTCCGGACTCGCGGACTGGATCCAGGAAGGGCTCTTCGGCGACGAGGTCGAGCAGGAGGAGCCCATTCCTGTGGACGCCGCACCGCCGTCACGTCGCCCGGCCTGGGCGCCCGGCTCCGACGTCGTGCACGCCGACCACGGTCCCGGATGGGTCTGGGGCTCGGGCCGAGGCGTGGTCACGGTCCGGTTCGAGACGGCCGAGACCGGTCCGGGGCCGGTGCGTTCCTTCTCCCTGGAGGATCGCGCACTGACCCTCCTGGAGCACGGGACGCTCGACGCCGACTGA
- a CDS encoding universal stress protein: MSTVVVGYVATAEGEAALDRAVQEARLRNAQLVVVSSHRGGNDFDGEDSIRVEAQTEKVRERLQGEGLDFEIRTLVRGFEPAEDLIGIAEAGGAELIVIGLRRRSPVGKLLLGSNAQRILLDAPCPVLAVKA; the protein is encoded by the coding sequence ATGAGCACGGTGGTCGTGGGATACGTCGCGACGGCGGAGGGCGAGGCAGCCCTGGATCGAGCGGTGCAGGAGGCGCGTCTGCGCAACGCCCAGCTCGTCGTCGTGAGCTCGCACCGAGGGGGCAACGACTTCGACGGGGAGGACTCCATCAGGGTCGAGGCCCAGACCGAGAAGGTGCGGGAGCGGCTGCAGGGCGAAGGGCTCGACTTCGAGATCCGGACCCTGGTCCGCGGCTTCGAGCCGGCCGAAGACCTGATCGGCATCGCCGAGGCCGGCGGCGCCGAGCTCATCGTGATCGGTCTGAGGCGCCGTAGCCCCGTCGGCAAGCTGCTGCTGGGCAGCAACGCGCAGCGCATCCTCCTCGACGCCCCCTGCCCGGTCCTGGCCGTCAAGGCCTGA
- a CDS encoding HNH endonuclease family protein, producing the protein MPDSPVLPAAASRTSSPRRRVMALAHGVLALLLAATGCSVVGLGGSEEARPPDPSADLPSPVESLAALASLPRVPRAPTTLPAYDRDAFGRAWHDVDGNGCNQRDDVLLRDAEPGTTVVARQGTCSHDVLAGTWVDPYSGRRLVLDDLKERSQAQSVQIDHVVPLAEAWRSGAHRWTPDQRRSFANHLDGLLAVDGPTNMSKGDADPAAWRPRQAHQCAYAARWVQVKHVWALAVDDSERRALTEMLDACPA; encoded by the coding sequence GTGCCCGACTCCCCCGTCCTTCCCGCCGCAGCGTCGCGTACGTCGTCGCCCCGACGTCGGGTCATGGCCCTGGCTCACGGGGTCCTCGCCCTCCTGCTGGCGGCCACGGGCTGCTCCGTCGTCGGGCTGGGTGGCTCGGAAGAGGCACGGCCGCCGGACCCGTCGGCCGACCTGCCATCGCCGGTCGAGTCCTTGGCGGCGCTCGCGTCGTTGCCTCGGGTCCCGCGTGCCCCGACCACTCTCCCGGCGTACGACCGAGACGCCTTCGGCCGGGCGTGGCACGACGTCGACGGCAACGGGTGCAACCAGCGCGACGACGTCCTGCTCCGCGACGCAGAGCCCGGGACGACCGTCGTCGCCCGCCAGGGGACGTGCTCGCACGACGTCCTGGCAGGCACCTGGGTCGATCCCTACAGCGGCCGGCGACTGGTTCTCGACGACCTGAAGGAGCGGTCCCAGGCCCAGTCCGTGCAGATCGACCACGTCGTCCCGCTGGCCGAGGCATGGCGCTCCGGTGCCCACCGCTGGACGCCGGACCAGCGCCGCAGCTTCGCCAACCACCTCGACGGCCTGCTGGCGGTCGACGGCCCCACCAACATGTCGAAGGGCGACGCCGACCCGGCGGCGTGGCGACCGCGCCAGGCGCACCAGTGTGCGTACGCGGCGCGCTGGGTCCAGGTGAAGCATGTCTGGGCCCTGGCGGTGGACGACAGCGAGCGGCGCGCTCTCACCGAGATGCTGGACGCCTGCCCGGCCTGA
- a CDS encoding 5-oxoprolinase subunit B family protein, with product MPSDRPLPLGAVRLGSDAWLLRVDGAEQAASLATALRHGALRCSDVVPAATTVLVDGVEEPDELWRIVEGWDPTAVQAHAGELVEVPVIYDGADLDRVAAHWGVDVGGVVARHTGLEFVATFSGFAPGFSYLSGLPAEWAVPRLASPRSRVPAGSVALADRWCGIYPSESPGGWSLLGRTELAVWDLGRGEAPALLVPGARVRFVVA from the coding sequence GTGCCCTCCGACCGTCCACTGCCGCTGGGGGCCGTGCGCCTCGGATCGGACGCCTGGCTGCTCCGGGTGGACGGCGCCGAGCAGGCAGCATCGCTGGCGACAGCTCTGCGTCACGGAGCGCTGCGGTGCAGCGACGTCGTGCCGGCCGCCACGACGGTGCTGGTCGACGGCGTCGAGGAGCCCGATGAGCTGTGGCGGATCGTCGAGGGGTGGGACCCGACGGCGGTGCAGGCCCACGCCGGTGAGCTGGTCGAGGTCCCGGTCATCTACGACGGGGCGGATCTCGACCGAGTCGCCGCCCACTGGGGCGTCGACGTCGGCGGGGTGGTCGCGCGGCACACCGGCCTCGAGTTCGTCGCCACCTTCTCCGGCTTCGCGCCGGGCTTCAGCTATCTGAGCGGTCTGCCCGCGGAGTGGGCGGTGCCGCGCCTGGCGTCGCCGCGCAGCCGGGTGCCGGCCGGCTCGGTCGCGCTGGCAGATCGCTGGTGCGGTATCTATCCCTCGGAGTCGCCGGGAGGCTGGAGCCTGCTGGGCCGCACCGAGCTGGCGGTCTGGGACCTCGGGCGGGGGGAGGCCCCGGCCCTCCTGGTGCCGGGTGCGCGGGTGCGGTTCGTGGTCGCGTGA
- a CDS encoding glutamate--cysteine ligase, protein MGEEVDAQEFSRGDRTRHRAKVRQCLDVFARMLADSRFDTEDPMTGLEVEFNLVDQLGDPALKNEEALAAIADPAFQTELGRFNVEINTEPGRLRQGALSTFEAGLRESLNRAEKRSSDVGAHLVMIGILPTLGAIHFAEEALSANARYRLLSEQILDARGEDIEIAIDGPESLRTTTDSIIPEAACTSTQFHVQTTPEEFASHWNASQAISAVQVALGANSPFLLGRELWHETRIPLFEQATDTRSAELKAQGVRPRVWFGERWITSVFDLFEENVRFFPALLPVTDDEDPDEVLAAGGVPTLHELRLHNGTIYRWNRPIYDIADGRPHLRVENRVLGAGPTVVDMIANAAFYFGLVRALARSERPLWSRMSFSAAEDNFHVAAQQGIGAQLYWPGYGQVDATELTLRSLLPLAHEGLESWGVDQRERDHYLGVIEQRCLTGMNGASWFIREVRRHGATDRSAALRRVLEDYRSNMHTNEPVHTWA, encoded by the coding sequence ATGGGCGAAGAAGTCGACGCACAGGAATTCTCCCGGGGTGACCGGACCCGTCACCGCGCGAAGGTGCGCCAGTGCCTGGACGTCTTCGCCCGCATGCTGGCTGACTCGCGCTTCGACACCGAGGACCCGATGACCGGTCTCGAGGTGGAGTTCAACCTCGTCGACCAGCTGGGCGACCCCGCGTTGAAGAACGAGGAGGCGCTGGCCGCGATCGCCGACCCTGCCTTCCAGACGGAGCTGGGCCGGTTCAACGTCGAGATCAACACCGAGCCCGGCCGACTGCGACAAGGCGCGCTCTCGACCTTCGAGGCAGGGCTGCGTGAGAGCCTCAACCGGGCCGAGAAACGGTCCAGTGACGTGGGCGCCCACCTGGTGATGATCGGGATCCTGCCGACCCTGGGGGCGATCCACTTCGCCGAGGAGGCACTCAGCGCCAACGCGCGCTACCGCTTGCTCAGTGAGCAGATCCTCGACGCGCGGGGCGAGGACATCGAGATCGCCATCGACGGTCCGGAGTCGCTGCGTACGACCACGGACTCGATCATCCCGGAGGCTGCCTGCACGAGCACCCAGTTCCACGTGCAGACCACTCCGGAGGAGTTCGCCTCGCACTGGAACGCCAGCCAGGCGATCTCAGCCGTCCAGGTGGCCCTCGGCGCCAACTCGCCCTTCCTCCTGGGGCGCGAGCTGTGGCACGAGACGCGCATCCCCCTCTTCGAGCAGGCCACGGACACGCGCAGCGCCGAGCTCAAGGCCCAGGGCGTGAGGCCCCGTGTCTGGTTCGGCGAGCGGTGGATCACCTCGGTCTTCGACCTCTTCGAGGAGAACGTGCGGTTCTTCCCCGCCCTCCTCCCGGTCACCGACGACGAGGACCCCGACGAAGTGCTGGCGGCCGGCGGAGTCCCGACCCTCCACGAGTTGAGGCTGCACAACGGGACGATCTACCGCTGGAACCGGCCCATCTACGACATCGCCGACGGCCGGCCCCACCTGCGGGTGGAGAACAGGGTGCTCGGAGCCGGTCCTACGGTGGTGGACATGATCGCCAACGCGGCCTTCTACTTCGGGCTTGTCCGTGCGCTGGCCCGCAGCGAGCGCCCCTTGTGGTCGCGGATGTCGTTCAGTGCGGCGGAGGACAACTTCCACGTGGCGGCCCAGCAGGGGATCGGCGCCCAGCTCTACTGGCCGGGCTACGGCCAGGTCGACGCGACCGAGCTGACGCTGCGCTCGTTGCTCCCCCTCGCCCACGAAGGGCTGGAGAGCTGGGGAGTGGACCAGCGCGAGCGTGACCACTACCTCGGGGTCATCGAGCAGCGGTGCCTGACCGGGATGAACGGCGCCTCGTGGTTCATCCGCGAGGTCAGGCGGCACGGTGCAACGGACCGTTCGGCCGCGCTCCGCCGGGTGCTGGAGGACTACCGCTCGAACATGCACACCAACGAGCCGGTGCACACCTGGGCCTGA
- a CDS encoding HhH-GPD-type base excision DNA repair protein, whose product MAIQICQDPAADALLAESDFALLIGMMLDQQYPMEHAFRGPEKIRERLGSFEVEEIAHADPEAFAAMAATTPAIHRFPGSMAARVQEIARIVLEEYGGDTSRLWTEAKDGKDLMKRVTALPGFGKQKAQIFVALLAKQRGVKPQGWESVAGDYALDGFRSVADVIDADSLQKVRDFKKAKKAAAKG is encoded by the coding sequence ATGGCCATCCAGATCTGCCAGGACCCTGCCGCTGACGCCCTGCTCGCGGAGTCGGACTTCGCTCTGCTGATCGGCATGATGCTCGACCAGCAGTATCCGATGGAGCACGCCTTCCGCGGGCCCGAGAAGATCCGCGAGCGCCTCGGATCCTTCGAGGTGGAGGAGATCGCCCACGCCGACCCGGAGGCGTTCGCTGCCATGGCTGCGACCACCCCGGCGATCCACCGGTTCCCCGGCTCGATGGCCGCACGGGTGCAGGAGATCGCGCGGATCGTGCTCGAGGAGTACGGCGGCGACACCTCTCGGCTGTGGACCGAGGCCAAGGACGGCAAGGACCTGATGAAGCGCGTGACGGCGCTCCCGGGCTTCGGCAAGCAGAAGGCCCAGATCTTCGTGGCGCTGCTGGCCAAGCAGCGAGGCGTCAAGCCCCAGGGATGGGAGTCCGTGGCGGGGGACTACGCCCTGGACGGGTTCCGCTCGGTGGCCGACGTGATCGACGCCGACTCCTTGCAGAAGGTGCGTGACTTCAAGAAGGCGAAGAAGGCAGCTGCGAAGGGCTGA
- a CDS encoding DUF4192 domain-containing protein, whose amino-acid sequence MTPTSLTVRTPDDLLACVPLLLGFLPQRSAVVVSLPPGSGPHARADILDDTDLSELADGLLDPLLRHGVRRVAVVTYADLDRARWVGAHLAEVFGAAGVEVAAAVAADGSHWVSVTPPTTVPREYDAMSHPFVAEAVVGGQVVLGSREALRDQLRPDPAFCGEVGRRRADVADRLDSGVDAAWVLECLDGHLREHTLPDAAEVARLCLGVAHQDGRDAAWGWVERSDARQHVEIWLRVLRGCPPDERAAPAAVLAFHAWLAGDGALAWCAVEVSQASGETCSLARLVEDLLTRAAPPALWQPLLEGPHRGGSAGRDRSGHDVA is encoded by the coding sequence ATGACTCCCACCTCGCTCACCGTCCGTACGCCCGACGACCTGCTGGCATGCGTGCCACTGCTGCTGGGCTTCCTGCCGCAGCGTTCGGCCGTGGTGGTCTCGCTGCCACCGGGCAGCGGGCCCCACGCCCGGGCCGACATCCTCGACGACACCGACCTGTCCGAGCTGGCGGACGGACTGCTCGACCCGCTGCTGCGGCACGGGGTGAGGCGGGTGGCGGTGGTCACCTACGCCGACCTCGACCGGGCGCGCTGGGTCGGTGCCCACCTCGCTGAGGTGTTCGGTGCCGCCGGGGTCGAGGTGGCCGCCGCTGTCGCTGCCGACGGCTCCCACTGGGTCTCGGTGACACCGCCGACGACGGTGCCGCGGGAGTACGACGCCATGAGCCATCCCTTCGTCGCCGAGGCGGTGGTGGGCGGCCAGGTCGTCCTGGGGTCCCGGGAGGCGCTGCGTGACCAGCTGCGGCCCGACCCTGCTTTCTGTGGCGAGGTCGGGAGGAGACGGGCTGACGTCGCTGACCGGCTCGACTCCGGGGTCGACGCCGCGTGGGTGCTGGAGTGCCTGGACGGACATCTGCGGGAGCACACGTTGCCGGACGCCGCGGAGGTGGCGCGGCTGTGCCTGGGGGTCGCCCACCAGGACGGGCGGGACGCGGCGTGGGGGTGGGTCGAGCGGAGCGACGCGCGCCAGCACGTCGAGATCTGGCTGCGGGTCCTGCGCGGGTGTCCGCCCGACGAACGGGCGGCGCCCGCGGCGGTCCTGGCCTTCCACGCGTGGTTGGCCGGCGACGGGGCGCTGGCGTGGTGCGCGGTCGAGGTCTCGCAGGCGTCGGGGGAGACATGCTCCCTCGCCCGTCTGGTCGAGGACCTGCTCACCCGCGCCGCTCCACCGGCGCTGTGGCAGCCCTTGCTGGAGGGGCCGCACCGAGGCGGGTCGGCGGGGAGGGACCGGTCTGGACACGACGTCGCGTGA